One window of candidate division KSB1 bacterium genomic DNA carries:
- the sufC gene encoding Fe-S cluster assembly ATPase SufC, which produces MLTIRNLHASVEGHEILKGIDLQVNAGEVHAIMGPNGSGKSTLAAVLAGRDGYEVTEGTITFEGRNLLELAPEERAREGIFLAFQYPVEIPGVNTSYFLRTALNEIRKHRGLPPVGAMEFLKLIREKLELVQMDEKFLKRSVNEGFSGGEKKRNEILQMAVLEPKLAILDETDSGLDIDALKIVANGVNSLRRPDNAVIVVTHYQRLLNYIIPDFVHVLYDGRIVKSGDRELALHLEDYGYDQIKEGAAAV; this is translated from the coding sequence ATGTTGACCATAAGAAATCTGCACGCCTCGGTGGAGGGGCATGAAATCTTGAAAGGAATCGATCTGCAGGTCAATGCGGGGGAAGTGCACGCGATCATGGGACCGAACGGTTCGGGAAAAAGCACTTTGGCGGCAGTGTTGGCCGGACGGGATGGCTACGAAGTGACCGAGGGTACGATCACGTTCGAAGGCCGCAACCTTCTCGAATTGGCGCCGGAAGAGCGGGCCCGCGAAGGCATTTTCCTTGCCTTTCAATATCCGGTCGAGATTCCTGGTGTGAATACAAGTTATTTTCTGCGCACGGCCCTCAATGAAATTCGAAAACATCGCGGATTGCCGCCGGTGGGGGCTATGGAATTTCTCAAGCTGATCCGCGAAAAGCTCGAGCTGGTGCAGATGGATGAAAAGTTCCTCAAGCGCTCGGTAAATGAAGGCTTTTCCGGCGGCGAGAAAAAGCGCAATGAAATTCTGCAGATGGCGGTTTTAGAGCCCAAGCTGGCCATCCTGGACGAAACCGATTCGGGTCTGGACATTGATGCGCTTAAAATCGTTGCCAACGGCGTCAACAGTCTGCGTCGGCCGGACAATGCCGTCATTGTTGTGACGCATTACCAGAGGCTGCTCAATTATATCATTCCAGATTTCGTCCATGTTTTGTACGATGGGCGGATCGTCAAGTCAGGCGACCGCGAACTGGCTCTGCATCTAGAAGATTACGGCTATGATCAGATCAAGGAAGGAGCCGCTGCCGTATGA
- the sufD gene encoding Fe-S cluster assembly protein SufD, whose translation MNEKPEILWYRPLIDKAENGAFPAALKDRLNAAAELFLENGFPTLKDEEWRFTDPTPFRAASFSIAGETALPDLPFLQASNELRIVLVNGRAPKIPADLPEGVRLFSLAEALRSIPNRLEAELAATGDGRRHGFAALNTALMKDVVVLEIADNALLEQPIELLFLTIAEDVPIMTLPRLLILVGRSAQATLIERYVSIGRQRHWTNSVGEIIVGENASIFHIRVNEENQQSLHTGFTAVRQERSAVYSSYQITLGGRLVRNDLTSRLEGEGAESILNGLYITAGEQLVDNHTLLEHAAPHTGSRELYKGILAERSRAVFCGKIYVHKAAQKTDAVQSNKNLLLTDEATIDTQPQLEIYADDVRCTHGGTVGQLDADALFYLQSRGIAQSSAKRLLTQAFVGEVIESMPEPVKERFAVKAGEVLAALI comes from the coding sequence ATGAATGAAAAGCCTGAAATCCTCTGGTACCGACCGCTTATCGATAAGGCAGAAAACGGCGCTTTTCCGGCGGCGCTCAAAGACAGGCTTAATGCGGCCGCCGAGCTGTTTCTCGAAAACGGTTTTCCAACTCTCAAAGACGAAGAGTGGCGTTTTACCGACCCGACTCCTTTCCGCGCCGCGAGTTTCTCTATCGCTGGAGAGACGGCATTGCCCGACCTACCTTTTTTGCAGGCGAGTAACGAGCTGCGAATCGTATTGGTCAACGGTAGAGCGCCAAAGATTCCGGCAGATTTGCCCGAAGGTGTTCGCCTCTTTTCGCTCGCAGAGGCTTTGCGCAGCATACCGAATCGCCTCGAAGCTGAACTGGCCGCAACAGGCGACGGCCGTCGGCACGGATTTGCCGCTCTCAATACGGCGCTGATGAAGGATGTCGTCGTACTTGAAATTGCCGATAATGCCTTGTTGGAGCAGCCGATCGAGCTGCTGTTTTTGACGATCGCTGAAGATGTACCGATCATGACGCTTCCCCGCCTGCTCATTTTGGTCGGTCGCTCGGCGCAGGCAACGCTGATAGAAAGATACGTCTCCATCGGCAGGCAGAGGCATTGGACTAACTCGGTCGGCGAAATCATAGTGGGCGAGAACGCCTCGATTTTTCACATCAGGGTCAATGAAGAAAACCAACAGTCCTTACACACCGGCTTTACTGCCGTACGCCAGGAGCGCTCCGCGGTTTATTCCTCCTATCAGATCACTCTCGGCGGCCGGCTGGTGCGGAACGATCTCACCTCTCGGCTTGAAGGCGAAGGGGCCGAAAGCATCCTGAACGGCCTTTATATTACGGCCGGCGAACAGCTGGTTGACAATCATACGCTCCTCGAGCATGCGGCGCCGCATACCGGCAGCCGTGAGCTTTATAAAGGCATTCTTGCCGAACGATCGCGCGCCGTTTTCTGCGGCAAGATTTACGTACACAAGGCGGCGCAAAAGACCGACGCCGTTCAATCCAACAAAAATCTGCTGCTGACGGATGAGGCGACCATAGACACCCAACCGCAGCTGGAGATCTATGCGGACGACGTGCGCTGCACGCACGGCGGCACAGTGGGACAACTGGATGCAGACGCGCTGTTTTATCTGCAAAGCCGCGGCATTGCCCAGAGCAGCGCCAAACGGCTGTTGACCCAGGCATTTGTCGGCGAGGTCATCGAATCTATGCCGGAACCCGTCAAAGAACGTTTTGCCGTCAAAGCAGGAGAAGTCTTGGCGGCACTGATTTAG
- a CDS encoding SUF system Fe-S cluster assembly protein, translated as MEPSFSVDDLREEVIETLRTCYDPEIPVNIYDLGLVYEVDVDQQGRVKVVMTLTSPACPVAETLPDEVHRRIQEIDEVTEVDVEVVWEPPWNPSMMSEAARLELNYFT; from the coding sequence ATGGAACCCAGTTTTTCCGTCGACGATCTCCGCGAAGAGGTCATCGAGACGCTGCGCACCTGCTATGATCCCGAAATACCGGTCAATATTTACGATCTCGGCTTGGTCTACGAAGTAGATGTCGATCAGCAAGGTCGAGTTAAGGTGGTGATGACCCTGACCTCCCCTGCCTGTCCGGTTGCCGAAACGCTGCCCGATGAAGTCCATCGGCGGATCCAGGAAATCGACGAGGTGACGGAGGTGGATGTGGAGGTGGTTTGGGAACCGCCGTGGAATCCGAGTATGATGTCCGAAGCGGCGCGGCTGGAATTGAACTATTTCACATAA
- a CDS encoding non-heme iron oxygenase ferredoxin subunit — translation MSTFDAGLLEGLPDASLRGITADGRRIVLVRIGEEVFALQDQCTHEEFPLSEGWIEDGALCCAFHGARFDPRTGAALSLPAYEALKTFPTAIVDGRIIVTLD, via the coding sequence ATGAGTACATTCGATGCAGGCCTTTTGGAGGGTCTTCCGGATGCAAGTCTGCGCGGCATTACTGCCGACGGAAGACGAATTGTATTGGTGCGGATCGGCGAGGAGGTTTTTGCGCTGCAGGATCAGTGTACGCACGAAGAGTTTCCGCTTTCGGAAGGGTGGATAGAAGACGGCGCGCTATGCTGCGCCTTTCACGGCGCCAGATTCGATCCGCGTACCGGTGCGGCGCTCTCGTTGCCTGCCTATGAGGCGCTCAAGACCTTCCCGACGGCAATAGTCGACGGCAGAATCATCGTTACTCTCGATTGA
- a CDS encoding SufS family cysteine desulfurase, which produces MGAGDSPQAVFDVEAVRRDFPIFQQPENRNLIYFDNPATTQRPVQVLDAIRRFHEEYNSNTHRSAYKLAEKATAGYECARLQVAQFIGARHAHEIIFTAGATQSLNFVAYGWARKFLKAGDEILVTELEHHSNLVPWQETAKRTGATLKFLPIDGEGRLQIEDLETLVSERTRLAAITHASNVLGTRVDVKRIIEAVHAVGGVVVIDGVQYVPHNRVNVEELNADFYAFSGHKMLGPMGIGILYGKEQLLEAMDPVMFGGSMIDQVHHHYSTWAKLPWKFEAGTQNIPGVIGLGAAIDFLEQIGLDKIEAHCRALTDYALQKLQEIELIKIYCPDTERNPVISFTVRNLHPHDLATFFDSRNIAVRSGHHCAQLVMRKLGVPATARIGFYLYNTFAEIDRFIDVVGQALGYFARWI; this is translated from the coding sequence ATGGGAGCGGGCGACTCCCCACAAGCTGTTTTTGACGTTGAAGCGGTTCGACGCGATTTTCCCATTTTCCAACAGCCGGAAAATCGAAACCTGATCTACTTTGACAATCCGGCGACGACGCAACGGCCTGTTCAAGTCTTGGACGCCATTCGTCGGTTTCATGAAGAGTACAATTCAAACACCCACCGCAGCGCCTACAAGTTGGCGGAGAAAGCAACCGCCGGATATGAATGTGCACGGTTGCAGGTGGCGCAGTTTATCGGCGCGCGTCATGCCCACGAGATCATCTTTACGGCCGGAGCCACCCAGTCCCTCAATTTTGTCGCTTACGGCTGGGCGCGTAAATTCCTAAAGGCGGGCGACGAGATTCTGGTTACCGAGTTGGAACATCACAGCAATCTGGTTCCATGGCAGGAAACGGCCAAGCGAACCGGCGCAACGCTCAAGTTTCTGCCGATCGACGGTGAAGGGCGTCTGCAGATCGAAGATTTGGAAACATTGGTAAGCGAAAGGACACGGCTTGCGGCAATTACCCACGCGTCTAATGTGCTCGGCACCCGTGTCGACGTAAAGCGAATCATCGAGGCGGTGCATGCGGTCGGCGGCGTCGTTGTTATCGACGGCGTGCAGTACGTTCCTCACAATCGCGTAAACGTCGAGGAGTTGAACGCCGACTTTTATGCCTTTTCCGGCCACAAAATGCTGGGACCGATGGGCATCGGTATTCTATACGGCAAGGAACAGCTGCTCGAGGCGATGGATCCGGTCATGTTCGGCGGATCGATGATCGACCAGGTTCATCACCATTACTCCACATGGGCCAAACTGCCGTGGAAATTCGAAGCCGGAACCCAAAATATTCCGGGCGTCATCGGCCTGGGGGCAGCCATCGACTTTTTGGAGCAGATCGGCTTGGACAAGATTGAAGCGCATTGTCGGGCGTTGACCGATTACGCGCTGCAAAAACTGCAGGAAATCGAATTGATAAAAATCTACTGTCCTGATACAGAACGAAATCCTGTGATTTCATTTACGGTCCGCAATCTGCATCCCCATGATTTAGCCACATTTTTCGACAGCCGGAACATTGCCGTGCGCTCCGGCCACCACTGCGCCCAGCTGGTAATGAGGAAATTGGGTGTTCCGGCCACTGCCCGCATCGGCTTTTATCTTTACAACACCTTTGCCGAAATCGATCGATTTATCGATGTCGTGGGTCAAGCTTTGGGATATTTTGCGCGATGGATCTAG
- a CDS encoding SUF system NifU family Fe-S cluster assembly protein, which translates to MDLDELYQEIILEHYKQPKNQGELPEPDVVIEGHNPFCGDQIKLTMRMRNGVVEDVKFSGSGCAISQASASVMTEHIKGKTVEEVQKLFREFTGMVKGEDPLHPHIPETDELSAFKGVSAYPTRVKCALLAWNALKEGIEREIKEKK; encoded by the coding sequence ATGGATCTAGACGAACTTTATCAGGAAATCATCCTCGAACACTACAAGCAGCCGAAAAATCAAGGCGAACTCCCCGAACCCGACGTAGTGATCGAGGGACACAATCCGTTTTGCGGCGATCAAATCAAGCTGACGATGCGCATGCGCAACGGCGTTGTCGAGGATGTCAAGTTCAGCGGCAGCGGCTGCGCCATCAGCCAGGCGTCGGCATCGGTTATGACCGAGCACATCAAAGGCAAGACGGTGGAAGAGGTGCAAAAGCTCTTTCGCGAATTTACCGGCATGGTCAAGGGAGAAGATCCGCTTCATCCCCATATTCCGGAAACCGACGAGTTGAGCGCTTTTAAAGGGGTTTCCGCCTATCCCACCCGCGTTAAATGTGCTCTTTTGGCGTGGAATGCCCTTAAAGAAGGCATCGAACGAGAGATTAAGGAAAAAAAGTGA
- a CDS encoding T9SS type A sorting domain-containing protein, translating to MKKFKEMSKVRILLFCFLPAAAVWPQSQWTVLPDNMPVPVVGAEAVSYENKIYLFGGFSDSLRAPTDLVQCFDPKAPAGQRWSIFGRMLEARGQFVAQLWNDHVLLVGGRSDKIGREKIAGVELFSLKDGKSQFLQAPEQLLRIGAAGVLYNDLLLILGGYYSPTGPVAPPYLMVFDLKENRIVRILDDFPGQLQYDQRAVLLNGKVVLFGGIRLGVSSRIYELDLATWRFERIHPDLIRPLAGFASVKTPSDTVYLIGGYNEKLRASRSVLVFHRTPNRISMSEAQAEINIPRREATAVYLDGSIYLFGGNNGFQVVQEVEQLALTSSSSVKERVEFADRWTLLHIYPNPFNNRTTIVFEIDRSAEVRLDVFASDGSRIDQLLNKFLPNGRHEIVWNAENVPSGIYFVRLTAGEQILTRKIICVK from the coding sequence ATGAAAAAGTTCAAAGAGATGTCCAAAGTTCGAATATTGTTGTTTTGCTTTCTGCCCGCGGCAGCCGTGTGGCCGCAAAGCCAATGGACCGTTTTACCGGACAACATGCCCGTGCCCGTGGTCGGCGCCGAGGCAGTAAGCTATGAGAACAAAATTTACCTTTTCGGCGGTTTTTCCGATTCGTTGCGGGCACCGACGGATTTGGTGCAATGTTTCGATCCGAAGGCGCCTGCGGGTCAACGGTGGTCGATTTTCGGCCGCATGCTGGAGGCACGCGGCCAATTTGTTGCCCAACTGTGGAATGACCATGTACTACTTGTCGGCGGGCGAAGCGATAAAATCGGCCGGGAAAAGATAGCCGGCGTGGAGCTGTTTTCATTAAAAGACGGCAAATCCCAATTCCTGCAGGCTCCCGAGCAGCTGCTGCGCATCGGCGCTGCCGGAGTGCTTTATAATGACTTGCTGCTGATTCTCGGCGGCTATTACTCGCCGACCGGCCCGGTTGCGCCTCCCTACTTGATGGTCTTTGATTTGAAGGAAAACCGCATCGTACGCATTTTGGACGATTTTCCGGGACAACTGCAGTACGACCAGCGCGCCGTGTTGTTGAATGGAAAAGTGGTTTTGTTCGGCGGCATCCGATTGGGCGTTTCAAGCCGCATATACGAGCTCGACTTGGCCACTTGGCGCTTTGAGCGTATTCATCCAGATCTGATTCGACCGCTCGCCGGTTTTGCCTCCGTTAAAACGCCGAGCGATACCGTCTATCTGATCGGCGGCTATAACGAAAAACTACGGGCATCTCGTTCCGTGCTTGTATTTCATCGAACTCCGAATCGCATTTCTATGTCCGAAGCACAGGCGGAAATAAACATACCGCGCCGCGAAGCGACTGCCGTCTATCTTGACGGATCTATTTATTTATTCGGAGGCAACAATGGATTCCAAGTAGTTCAGGAGGTGGAGCAGCTCGCCCTTACATCGAGCTCCTCAGTAAAGGAAAGAGTCGAATTCGCCGATCGCTGGACCCTGCTGCACATTTATCCTAATCCGTTCAACAATCGGACGACCATTGTTTTCGAAATAGACAGATCGGCGGAGGTCAGGCTCGACGTTTTTGCTTCAGACGGAAGCCGTATCGATCAGCTTCTCAATAAATTCTTACCCAACGGCAGGCATGAAATCGTTTGGAACGCTGAAAACGTGCCAAGCGGCATTTATTTTGTCCGGCTGACGGCGGGCGAGCAAATTTTGACGCGAAAAATCATATGTGTCAAATGA
- a CDS encoding protein kinase, translated as MMSEVLFEKFELLECLKKDQAMGVYAAHHRYLGKRILLKTLDRRHADAAALERFQREARSLAKLEHPNVIRVLDFGSQGDQFYISFEYFESCNLRQLMSGRPLTSAEKLHILKQLAAGLAAAHRFGIIHRDLKPENILVNDNLQVKIADFGLAVISGEPTLTHPSSIVGTPGYMSPEQILGRPLTPQSDLFSLGIIVCELFIGANPFLGEDIGTTLNRILSLSVDCSQAPPEISPILSKLLAKNPSERLDSAETLLRLLGNTVEAPKKRRRIPILIPIIAAAAAGIAVLLFSSRSPSLNESKPLPAAAADSDQGDSLQPPQIQRVEEAEPERQKVREQKAVESASGSLMIRCLPWAEVWLDGRLIDTTPLSEALVLPTGEHLLELKHPNYPTFTQTVRISPRKMQTVAVNLDTLVARLQCQVYPWGEVYLDNQFIGVTPFKDLIIIPAGEHWLRIENPQFGRHEERIIAACGETLYVHFAFDEQNRKSAP; from the coding sequence ATGATGAGTGAGGTATTGTTCGAAAAATTCGAACTCCTCGAGTGCCTGAAAAAAGACCAGGCGATGGGCGTTTATGCTGCGCATCACCGCTATTTGGGCAAGCGCATTTTACTGAAAACCCTCGATCGCCGCCATGCCGATGCGGCCGCCTTGGAACGATTTCAGCGCGAAGCACGATCTCTCGCCAAGCTCGAACACCCGAATGTAATTCGGGTTCTCGATTTCGGCAGCCAGGGAGATCAGTTCTACATCTCGTTCGAATATTTCGAAAGCTGCAACCTGCGTCAACTGATGAGCGGGCGGCCGCTTACCTCTGCAGAAAAACTGCATATCCTGAAACAGCTGGCGGCCGGCTTGGCCGCCGCGCATCGCTTCGGCATCATTCACCGCGACCTCAAGCCGGAAAACATTCTCGTCAATGACAATCTGCAGGTCAAAATCGCCGATTTCGGCCTGGCGGTCATCTCCGGCGAACCTACTCTTACCCATCCCTCATCGATCGTAGGCACGCCGGGATACATGTCGCCCGAACAAATTCTCGGCCGACCGCTTACACCGCAAAGCGATCTGTTTTCTCTCGGCATTATCGTCTGCGAGCTGTTTATCGGCGCCAACCCGTTTCTCGGGGAGGACATCGGCACGACGCTCAACCGCATTCTTTCCCTCTCTGTCGATTGCTCACAGGCTCCGCCGGAAATATCGCCGATCCTTTCCAAACTCTTGGCAAAAAACCCGTCCGAACGGCTCGATTCTGCCGAAACGCTTTTGCGGCTTCTCGGCAACACCGTGGAAGCGCCTAAAAAGCGTCGCCGAATCCCAATCCTGATCCCGATAATCGCTGCCGCCGCGGCAGGGATCGCCGTTCTGCTCTTCAGTTCCCGATCGCCCTCCCTGAATGAATCAAAGCCGTTGCCTGCTGCGGCCGCGGATTCGGATCAAGGCGATTCGCTCCAGCCGCCGCAAATTCAACGCGTCGAAGAGGCCGAACCAGAAAGACAAAAGGTGCGGGAGCAAAAAGCCGTAGAAAGCGCTTCGGGCAGCCTGATGATCCGCTGTCTACCGTGGGCGGAAGTTTGGCTGGACGGACGTTTGATCGACACCACACCGTTATCGGAAGCTCTAGTGCTTCCAACCGGCGAGCATCTACTCGAATTAAAACACCCGAATTATCCGACTTTTACGCAAACTGTTCGCATCTCCCCGCGAAAAATGCAGACCGTTGCCGTAAATCTGGATACGCTGGTCGCCCGACTGCAATGTCAGGTCTATCCATGGGGAGAAGTCTATCTCGATAATCAATTTATCGGCGTTACCCCTTTTAAAGACCTGATCATCATCCCAGCTGGGGAGCATTGGTTACGTATTGAAAATCCGCAATTTGGGCGCCATGAAGAGCGGATCATTGCAGCCTGCGGCGAAACGTTGTACGTCCACTTTGCATTCGATGAGCAAAACCGCAAAAGCGCCCCTTAA
- a CDS encoding sigma-54-dependent Fis family transcriptional regulator, which translates to MKQNDFQTLDLRQDQLETLLRISRLFHGVELQEHLIAQALDWVIEVLGAERGLFARCVDDDFTIVTARNMDKKSIDDLSQFSLGILRQVASGGKPKLYHDVQADATVSQFQSIQIHRIQSIVGVPLFHHGKVWGVILADSRSNRTRFTEENLKFLELFSHLISPHLDRIIELEALRDENRLLRQRIEAQEELPEMIGESPAMRRVAELIRRVAKTDATVLLLGESGTGKELAARAIHQLSNRCKGTFIAQFCGSIPEALLEGELFGFKKGAFTGAVSDKKGLFEVASGGTFFLDEIGDLPLSTQTKLLRVLENQEIIRLGETQVRKIDVRIIAATNRDLKELVKNGRFREDLYYRLNVFPIVLPPLRERREDIPLLVHRHLTKLGCTATPTPESMRKLMNYSWPGNIRQLVNVLHRAVILCDGEKIGPEHILLDEASEDVALTGTLKEIETKILMQRLKACNNNRTQAAKSLGVSVRWIQLKLKEMEQAEQAHDE; encoded by the coding sequence ATGAAACAGAACGATTTTCAAACACTCGATCTGCGCCAGGATCAACTCGAAACGCTCTTGCGCATCAGCCGTTTGTTTCACGGCGTCGAACTTCAAGAGCATCTGATTGCCCAGGCGCTGGATTGGGTCATCGAAGTTTTGGGCGCCGAACGCGGCTTGTTCGCACGTTGTGTCGATGACGATTTTACGATCGTCACCGCCCGCAATATGGACAAAAAAAGCATCGACGATCTCTCCCAGTTTTCGCTTGGAATTCTACGGCAGGTGGCCTCCGGCGGAAAGCCGAAGCTGTATCATGACGTTCAGGCTGATGCGACGGTTTCCCAATTTCAAAGTATTCAAATTCACAGAATTCAATCCATAGTCGGCGTGCCGCTCTTTCATCATGGCAAAGTCTGGGGGGTCATTCTTGCCGACAGCCGCAGCAATCGAACCCGCTTTACCGAGGAAAACCTCAAGTTCCTGGAACTTTTTTCGCATCTGATTTCGCCGCACCTGGACCGCATCATCGAGCTGGAGGCTCTGCGCGATGAGAACAGGCTGCTGCGGCAACGCATCGAAGCGCAGGAGGAGTTGCCGGAAATGATCGGCGAAAGCCCCGCGATGCGGCGCGTTGCCGAGCTCATCCGTCGAGTAGCCAAAACGGATGCGACGGTACTCCTCCTCGGCGAGAGCGGCACCGGCAAAGAGCTGGCCGCTCGGGCCATACATCAACTCAGCAACCGCTGCAAAGGGACGTTCATCGCTCAATTTTGCGGCTCAATCCCGGAAGCCCTTTTGGAAGGCGAATTGTTCGGCTTTAAAAAGGGCGCCTTTACCGGCGCCGTGAGCGATAAAAAGGGCCTTTTCGAGGTCGCTTCCGGCGGCACTTTTTTCCTGGACGAAATCGGCGACCTGCCCTTGAGCACTCAGACCAAGCTCCTGCGCGTGCTGGAAAATCAGGAGATCATTCGTCTCGGCGAAACGCAGGTGCGCAAAATAGACGTGCGCATCATCGCCGCCACCAATCGCGACCTCAAAGAGCTCGTCAAAAACGGCCGCTTTCGCGAAGACCTCTATTATCGGCTGAACGTCTTTCCCATCGTTCTGCCGCCGTTGCGAGAGCGACGCGAAGACATCCCCCTGCTGGTTCACCGCCATTTGACCAAACTCGGCTGCACGGCAACCCCGACCCCCGAAAGCATGCGAAAATTAATGAACTACTCCTGGCCCGGCAACATTCGTCAGCTTGTTAATGTGCTGCATCGCGCCGTCATTCTCTGCGACGGCGAAAAAATAGGCCCCGAGCATATTCTTCTCGATGAAGCCTCCGAAGACGTCGCATTAACGGGAACGCTCAAAGAAATCGAAACAAAAATATTGATGCAGCGCTTAAAAGCCTGCAACAACAATCGCACTCAAGCTGCAAAAAGCCTGGGAGTTTCCGTGCGTTGGATTCAACTTAAACTGAAAGAGATGGAACAAGCCGAACAGGCTCATGATGAGTGA
- a CDS encoding carboxypeptidase-like regulatory domain-containing protein, whose protein sequence is MKNQLQIFLYLTIASTTLFCVCEAPHRNPFDPLNPHFDWASLSGRIRSAADPMQVIRGAKIFLPAQNRMTVSDSSGQFSFAHLLPQNGMLFISKENFFEDSVFIDWSKGLAQEIDIFLQPLPTISGKVLTLKSPPRPIAGVKVTWQPANIYTFTDDGGRYHFNRSTAGVGNLIFEKKGYKTIYQKIDFNGRESITQDVFLNALPILYGFKVYSVVENYYGSRRLFHLEVEAKVIDAENDIDSVYIASSLNSFRAELPYDFSAKIFRKSFSLSELGLNSLAQCVGHDFQLYVVDQEGDNHLLGVERVERVILDEIELTSPINGEIVYPPFPLRWLPFTPGFSFSFSVEIYTNSDFIPQLKYSRKGISSDSLAHTVSAALPPGEYVWMVWCIDEFGNSARSKPGSFSIAEMP, encoded by the coding sequence ATGAAAAATCAGCTGCAAATATTTCTTTACCTTACCATAGCCTCGACAACCCTGTTTTGCGTATGCGAAGCTCCGCACCGCAATCCGTTTGATCCGTTGAATCCCCATTTTGATTGGGCTTCGCTCAGCGGCCGAATTAGATCCGCCGCCGATCCCATGCAGGTAATACGCGGGGCAAAAATTTTTCTGCCGGCGCAAAATCGTATGACCGTCAGCGATTCATCCGGCCAATTTAGTTTTGCCCACCTGCTGCCGCAGAACGGCATGTTATTCATTTCCAAAGAAAACTTTTTCGAAGATTCGGTTTTCATCGATTGGAGCAAAGGACTTGCGCAGGAAATTGACATTTTTTTGCAGCCGCTGCCCACGATCAGCGGCAAAGTATTGACGCTCAAGTCGCCGCCGCGACCGATTGCAGGCGTCAAGGTCACTTGGCAGCCGGCAAACATCTATACCTTTACCGATGACGGCGGCCGCTACCACTTTAATAGGTCGACAGCCGGAGTCGGCAATCTTATTTTTGAAAAAAAAGGCTATAAAACGATATACCAGAAAATCGACTTTAACGGCCGAGAATCCATCACTCAGGATGTTTTTTTAAATGCCTTGCCGATTTTATACGGTTTCAAGGTTTACAGTGTGGTCGAAAATTATTACGGTTCCCGCCGTCTTTTTCACCTTGAAGTCGAGGCCAAAGTCATTGATGCAGAAAACGACATTGATTCTGTGTACATTGCCTCATCTCTCAATTCCTTTCGTGCCGAACTTCCTTATGATTTTTCTGCAAAAATTTTTCGCAAAAGTTTTTCTTTGAGCGAGCTCGGTTTGAATTCGCTGGCGCAGTGCGTGGGACACGATTTTCAGCTTTACGTCGTCGATCAGGAGGGAGATAATCATCTATTGGGCGTCGAACGTGTGGAACGCGTCATTCTCGACGAAATAGAGCTTACATCCCCCATCAACGGCGAGATAGTGTATCCGCCGTTCCCTTTGCGCTGGCTGCCCTTTACACCCGGATTTTCCTTTTCCTTTTCCGTAGAGATTTACACCAATAGCGACTTTATTCCTCAACTGAAATACAGCAGAAAAGGCATCTCTTCCGATTCGCTTGCGCATACCGTCAGCGCCGCCTTACCGCCGGGAGAGTATGTATGGATGGTTTGGTGCATCGATGAATTCGGCAACAGCGCCCGCTCCAAACCCGGATCTTTTAGTATAGCAGAGATGCCATGA